From one Pseudomonas sp. B21-048 genomic stretch:
- a CDS encoding alpha/beta hydrolase, producing MSSTKLSRMSRSLVSLFAFVVVAYLLLCAALFVFQRALIYYPQPRAIDAPETLLMLQVADAQVLVTVRPHDGPKALIYFGGNAEDVSRSLPGFSQAFADHAIYLLHYRGYGGSSGSPSEEAIQRDAMTLFDMVFNTHPTIAVVGRSLGSGVAVRLASQRPASRLILITPYNSLEDLAVRQFPWFPVKWLLQDRFESWKYAAHISVPTLLIAAEHDEVIPRSSTEKLYTHFAKGVATLQVIPGTGHNSISESPQYLKLLGSAL from the coding sequence ATGTCGTCCACTAAACTTAGCCGAATGTCACGAAGCCTGGTGTCTCTCTTCGCATTTGTTGTCGTTGCGTACCTGCTGCTCTGCGCCGCGCTGTTTGTGTTTCAACGCGCGCTTATCTACTACCCGCAGCCACGTGCCATCGACGCCCCCGAAACACTGCTGATGTTGCAAGTCGCCGACGCGCAGGTGCTGGTGACCGTCAGGCCCCACGACGGCCCGAAGGCGTTGATCTACTTCGGCGGCAATGCCGAGGATGTTTCCCGCAGCCTGCCCGGGTTTTCGCAGGCCTTTGCCGATCATGCGATCTATTTGCTGCATTACCGAGGCTACGGCGGCAGTTCCGGGTCGCCGTCCGAGGAGGCGATTCAGCGCGATGCCATGACCTTGTTCGACATGGTTTTCAACACCCACCCCACTATCGCCGTGGTCGGACGCAGCCTGGGCTCGGGCGTCGCCGTGCGCCTGGCCAGCCAACGCCCGGCCTCGCGGCTGATCCTGATCACGCCCTACAACAGCCTTGAAGACCTTGCCGTACGCCAGTTCCCCTGGTTCCCGGTGAAATGGCTGCTTCAGGACAGGTTCGAATCATGGAAATACGCCGCTCACATCAGCGTACCGACGCTATTGATCGCGGCCGAGCACGACGAAGTCATACCGCGTTCAAGCACAGAAAAGCTCTACACCCATTTCGCCAAGGGCGTGGCCACGCTGCAGGTGATACCGGGCACGGGCCACAATTCGATATCCGAAAGCCCCCAATATCTCAAGCTGCTGGGTTCCGCGCTGTGA
- a CDS encoding HAMP domain-containing histidine kinase produces MELSNHYKWTALGAIALTLFSVLIFLLIKSYSYDTSTYFESRDFVRQLKQYDANWNVKILRAKIGLNNNLFLGTPAEAEQRWAQIDNLNAIGPLSTLWQTRRQGYLDAVENKTRLVEQFKQHNTVLRTSLDALPELEDNIQSLREDFNVKHPLLHAEAASLVFDLTLDTLEYALYVSTERAEEISGHLKDLNGYINQLLPEQRPPFTAFVGAVNAIVREQPIVNDLLDRISVIPVARQLDSITELLNETQRRTGATDRQYHLYLGICAGIMALLLLYLAVRLIRSYAVINKMNNELQMANERLEQRVEERTRELLEAERELVDAARMAGMAEIATNVLHNVGNVLNSVNVSADLITRKLAASKTLGLGKAVNMMNEHAQDLGQFMMHDEKGKLLPVYLNQLVDSIAAEQSSIVDELAQLTKSIDHIKDIVATQQAYAGAARLVEPLNVVDLFEDALRMNSGALSRHHVTVTKDYQATPTIIGDKHRLLLILINLISNAKYAMTKVSDHQRHMTLGIKIIDNATLRFSVEDQGEGIAAENLTRIFNHGFTTRKEGHGFGLHSCALAAVEMNGHLRVHSDGRGQGALFTLEIPLETAEALPTAGMSVS; encoded by the coding sequence ATGGAGCTTTCCAATCATTACAAATGGACTGCCTTGGGCGCCATTGCGCTGACCCTTTTCAGCGTACTGATATTTTTGCTGATCAAATCCTATTCCTACGATACGTCGACCTACTTCGAATCGCGCGACTTCGTGCGCCAACTCAAGCAGTACGATGCCAATTGGAACGTGAAGATTCTGAGAGCCAAAATCGGCCTGAACAACAATTTGTTTCTGGGGACGCCCGCTGAAGCAGAACAGCGATGGGCGCAGATCGACAACCTCAATGCGATTGGCCCTCTCTCGACCCTTTGGCAAACCCGACGCCAGGGTTATCTGGATGCGGTAGAAAACAAAACGCGGTTGGTTGAGCAATTCAAACAACACAATACGGTGTTGCGTACGTCACTGGATGCCCTGCCTGAGCTGGAAGACAACATTCAGTCGCTGCGGGAAGATTTCAACGTCAAACACCCGTTGTTGCATGCCGAGGCGGCCTCACTGGTATTCGATCTTACGTTGGACACCCTTGAATACGCCCTCTATGTTTCCACCGAAAGGGCTGAGGAAATCTCCGGACATCTGAAAGACCTGAATGGATACATCAATCAACTGCTACCGGAACAGCGCCCGCCTTTCACGGCATTTGTAGGGGCTGTGAATGCCATCGTTCGAGAGCAACCCATCGTCAATGACTTGCTTGATCGCATCAGTGTGATTCCGGTCGCACGGCAGCTCGACAGCATCACCGAGTTATTGAACGAGACACAACGGCGCACCGGCGCGACAGACCGCCAATATCACCTTTATCTGGGAATATGCGCCGGCATCATGGCGCTGCTGTTGTTGTACCTGGCCGTTCGCCTGATTCGCAGTTATGCCGTGATCAACAAGATGAACAATGAGTTGCAAATGGCAAACGAACGGCTGGAACAACGGGTCGAGGAGCGCACCCGCGAACTGCTGGAAGCCGAGCGCGAACTGGTCGATGCCGCGCGGATGGCCGGCATGGCGGAGATCGCAACCAACGTGTTGCACAACGTAGGCAATGTGCTGAACAGCGTTAACGTCTCGGCAGACTTGATTACCCGCAAATTGGCGGCCAGCAAAACCCTTGGCTTGGGTAAAGCAGTGAACATGATGAACGAGCATGCCCAAGACCTGGGGCAGTTCATGATGCACGATGAAAAAGGCAAACTGCTTCCCGTTTACCTCAATCAACTGGTCGACTCCATTGCGGCCGAGCAATCGAGCATCGTTGATGAACTGGCGCAACTCACCAAAAGCATCGATCACATCAAGGACATCGTAGCCACCCAACAAGCCTATGCCGGCGCCGCCAGGCTGGTCGAGCCGTTGAACGTCGTCGATCTGTTCGAGGATGCGTTACGCATGAATTCCGGTGCTCTGAGTCGACACCATGTCACGGTTACCAAGGACTACCAGGCGACACCGACCATCATTGGCGATAAACACCGGCTGCTGTTGATCCTGATTAACCTGATCAGTAATGCCAAATATGCGATGACCAAGGTCAGTGATCATCAGCGCCATATGACGCTGGGCATCAAGATTATCGATAACGCCACGCTGCGCTTCAGTGTAGAGGATCAGGGTGAAGGGATCGCCGCCGAGAACCTGACCCGCATCTTCAATCACGGTTTTACCACGCGCAAGGAAGGCCATGGATTCGGCCTGCACAGCTGCGCACTCGCGGCGGTGGAGATGAATGGGCACCTTCGCGTCCATAGTGACGGACGAGGCCAGGGAGCGCTTTTCACCCTGGAGATTCCGCTGGAGACAGCCGAGGCATTGCCGACCGCTGGAATGTCAGTCAGTTAA
- a CDS encoding IS5 family transposase, with translation MKQMTFADAEYAGKRKQTRKELFLIEMERVVPWKGLITLIERHYPKGDGGRPAYPLMAMLRVHLMQNWFGYSDPTMEEALYETTILRQFAGLNLERIPDETTILNFRRLLEKHELAAGILGVINGYLGDRGLSLRQGTIVDATLIHAPSSTKNQDGKRDPEMHQAKKGNQWYFGMKAHIGVDDESGLVHSVVGTAANVADVTQVDKLLHGDENVVCADAGYTGVEKRPEHEGRQVIWQIAARRSTYQKLGKRSVLYKAKAQVRAKVEHPFRVIKRQFRYVKTRFRGLAKNTAQLVTLFALSNLWMARRHLLGDTGEVRL, from the coding sequence ATGAAGCAAATGACTTTCGCCGATGCCGAGTACGCCGGAAAACGCAAGCAGACCCGTAAAGAGTTGTTCCTGATCGAGATGGAACGGGTGGTGCCGTGGAAGGGTTTGATTACTCTGATCGAGCGGCACTACCCGAAGGGTGATGGTGGTCGTCCGGCCTATCCGCTGATGGCGATGCTACGTGTCCATCTGATGCAAAACTGGTTCGGCTACAGCGATCCAACGATGGAAGAGGCACTGTACGAGACTACTATTCTGCGCCAGTTTGCTGGGCTGAACCTGGAGCGCATTCCCGACGAAACCACCATCCTCAACTTCCGTCGCCTACTGGAAAAGCACGAGCTGGCGGCGGGGATTCTGGGCGTGATCAATGGCTACCTGGGTGATCGCGGCCTGTCGCTGCGCCAGGGCACCATCGTCGATGCCACGCTGATTCATGCGCCGAGTTCGACCAAGAATCAGGACGGCAAGCGCGACCCGGAAATGCACCAGGCCAAGAAAGGCAATCAATGGTACTTCGGCATGAAGGCCCATATCGGTGTGGATGACGAGTCGGGCCTGGTGCATAGCGTGGTGGGCACGGCGGCCAATGTGGCAGATGTCACGCAGGTCGATAAGCTGCTGCACGGCGACGAAAACGTGGTCTGTGCCGATGCCGGTTATACCGGAGTGGAGAAACGCCCAGAGCATGAAGGTCGCCAAGTCATCTGGCAGATTGCCGCCCGGCGCAGCACCTACCAGAAACTGGGCAAGCGCAGCGTCCTGTACAAAGCCAAGGCGCAGGTAAGGGCGAAGGTCGAGCACCCGTTCCGGGTGATCAAGCGCCAGTTCCGTTATGTGAAGACGCGCTTCCGTGGCCTGGCCAAGAACACGGCACAGCTGGTAACGCTGTTTGCGCTGTCGAATCTGTGGATGGCCCGCCGACATTTACTGGGCGATACAGGAGAGGTGCGCCTGTAA
- a CDS encoding SdiA-regulated domain-containing protein, with translation MSKKWKWGIFFVVVLLGAYAVSAHFMVHRQLYAHWQNFWHGNQAPDKNIWLPDYKAVIQAKPVAGVTNLSGIAYDPDHDRLLGITNGVPMEIVAMSRNGDLLERYPLIGFQDTEGIAYIGNGRVVIADEVLQRLYVLTLPGSPGPIQMENAQFVAIEINLSEHNKGFEGVAYDAANDRIFAFKERDPRQLYSVTGMLASIDGSLQVRIKDLTSWIDRSVFGMDLSEGYYDPRTGHLLVLSEQSSNLTELDEKGNFLSIRSLLGLTDDLEKTIPQAEGMTMDADGELYVVSEPNLFYRFTKSEAAVAESQQKR, from the coding sequence ATGAGCAAGAAATGGAAATGGGGGATATTTTTCGTTGTTGTACTACTGGGCGCCTACGCGGTTTCCGCACATTTCATGGTCCACCGGCAGCTGTATGCGCACTGGCAAAACTTCTGGCATGGCAATCAGGCGCCTGACAAAAACATCTGGCTGCCGGACTATAAAGCCGTAATCCAGGCCAAGCCCGTCGCGGGCGTCACTAACTTGTCCGGCATCGCCTACGACCCGGACCACGATCGTCTGCTGGGGATCACCAATGGTGTTCCCATGGAGATTGTGGCAATGAGCCGTAACGGTGATCTGCTCGAACGTTATCCGTTGATTGGCTTCCAGGACACCGAAGGCATCGCTTACATAGGCAATGGGCGCGTGGTAATCGCCGATGAAGTATTACAACGACTGTATGTCCTGACCTTGCCGGGTAGCCCCGGCCCCATTCAGATGGAAAACGCCCAATTTGTCGCCATCGAGATCAACCTGAGCGAACACAACAAGGGCTTTGAAGGCGTGGCCTATGATGCCGCGAATGATCGTATTTTCGCGTTCAAGGAACGTGATCCGCGCCAGCTGTATTCGGTCACCGGCATGCTGGCTTCCATCGACGGCTCGTTGCAGGTGCGCATCAAGGATTTGACGAGCTGGATCGACCGCAGCGTCTTCGGCATGGATCTTTCCGAGGGTTACTACGATCCGAGGACCGGTCACTTGCTGGTACTGAGCGAACAGTCCTCCAACCTGACCGAACTCGACGAGAAAGGTAACTTCCTCAGCATCCGCTCCCTGCTCGGCCTGACAGATGATCTCGAAAAAACCATACCGCAAGCCGAAGGCATGACCATGGACGCCGACGGCGAGCTTTACGTTGTGAGTGAGCCTAATCTGTTTTATCGGTTCACTAAGTCAGAGGCCGCTGTGGCGGAGAGTCAGCAGAAGCGTTAA
- a CDS encoding NAD-dependent epimerase produces the protein MTVLVTGAAGFIGHHTVKRLCREGIEVVGIDNLNDYYSVELKHARLKELESLPGFRFQQLDIVDKPALMALFEDHAFTEVVHLAAQAGIRHSLDNPDVYAQSNMVGFLNVLEACRHHRPAHLIYASSSSVYGTNRKMPFSVEDAVDHPISLYAATKRANELLAHSYCHLYGLKASGLRFFTVYGPWGRPDMALFKFTEAILKGLPIDIYNHGQMSRDFTYIDDIVESIARLRPKPPVPNAPDAGVNRIFNIGRGQPVPLLEFVDCLEAALGVKAQRNFMPLQAGDVVKTWADISALAEWVDFRPQVPVETGVAEFVKWYRHFYQI, from the coding sequence ATGACGGTTCTGGTCACGGGCGCCGCCGGTTTCATCGGGCATCACACCGTCAAGCGTTTGTGTCGCGAAGGCATTGAAGTGGTCGGTATCGACAACCTCAACGACTACTACAGCGTGGAACTCAAACACGCACGGCTCAAGGAACTGGAATCCTTGCCGGGCTTTCGTTTCCAGCAGCTGGACATTGTCGATAAACCGGCCTTGATGGCGTTGTTCGAAGACCATGCGTTCACCGAGGTTGTGCACCTGGCGGCCCAAGCGGGCATTCGCCATTCGCTGGACAACCCGGACGTCTATGCGCAGTCCAATATGGTGGGGTTTCTCAATGTGCTGGAAGCCTGCCGGCACCATCGCCCCGCGCATCTGATCTATGCCTCGAGCAGCTCGGTGTACGGCACCAACCGCAAAATGCCGTTCAGCGTCGAAGACGCCGTCGATCATCCCATTTCGCTGTATGCCGCCACAAAACGGGCCAATGAACTGTTGGCGCACAGCTATTGCCACCTCTATGGCCTGAAGGCCAGCGGCCTGCGCTTTTTTACCGTTTACGGGCCTTGGGGGCGCCCCGACATGGCGCTGTTCAAGTTTACCGAGGCGATCCTTAAAGGCTTGCCGATCGACATCTATAACCATGGCCAGATGTCGCGCGACTTCACCTACATCGACGACATCGTCGAAAGCATCGCTCGCCTGCGTCCAAAGCCACCGGTGCCGAATGCGCCAGACGCCGGCGTAAACCGAATATTCAACATAGGCCGCGGCCAGCCGGTGCCACTGCTGGAGTTCGTCGATTGCCTGGAAGCGGCGCTGGGCGTCAAAGCCCAACGCAACTTCATGCCGCTACAGGCAGGCGATGTGGTCAAGACCTGGGCCGATATTTCGGCACTGGCCGAGTGGGTCGACTTCCGCCCTCAAGTGCCGGTTGAGACAGGCGTGGCGGAGTTTGTGAAGTGGTATCGCCACTTCTACCAGATATGA
- a CDS encoding aldo/keto reductase: MLTRAIPSSNEPLPIVGLGTYRGFDVEPSSPAYKSLPAVLNALFDKGAKLIDVSPMYGRAEQTTGELLSIHRPRSPAFLATKVWTQGREEGIAQMEQSFKLLQTDRIDLMQIHNLLDWKTHLSTLRQWKAEGRIRYIGITHYTASAYDEVEAVLKAEPLDFLQINYALDDRGVEKRILPLCRERGVAVICNRPFGGGGLLARLKGKPLPGWAAQVGVNSWAQLALKFLLAHPAVTCVIPGTSNPRYMAQNAGAGFGPMLTDAQRQQLMALVG, translated from the coding sequence ATGCTGACCCGAGCGATTCCCTCCAGCAACGAACCATTACCCATCGTCGGATTGGGCACTTATCGTGGCTTTGATGTCGAGCCCTCAAGTCCCGCTTACAAGAGCCTGCCCGCCGTTCTCAATGCATTGTTCGATAAGGGTGCAAAGCTGATCGACGTCTCGCCCATGTACGGTCGGGCCGAGCAGACGACCGGTGAATTGCTGTCGATCCATCGGCCTCGTTCGCCAGCGTTTCTGGCCACCAAAGTCTGGACTCAGGGTCGGGAAGAAGGCATCGCGCAGATGGAACAGTCCTTCAAGCTATTGCAGACAGACCGTATCGATCTGATGCAGATTCACAACCTGCTGGACTGGAAAACCCACCTGTCCACTCTGCGCCAATGGAAGGCAGAAGGGCGCATCCGCTACATCGGCATCACCCATTACACAGCGTCGGCCTATGATGAAGTGGAGGCGGTGTTGAAAGCCGAACCGCTGGATTTTTTGCAGATCAACTATGCCCTGGATGACCGCGGCGTCGAGAAACGAATCCTGCCGCTGTGTCGTGAACGCGGAGTGGCAGTGATCTGCAATCGGCCTTTCGGCGGCGGTGGCTTGCTCGCTCGATTGAAAGGCAAACCGCTGCCGGGATGGGCTGCGCAAGTGGGGGTCAACAGTTGGGCGCAACTGGCGCTCAAGTTCCTGCTGGCTCATCCGGCGGTGACCTGCGTCATCCCAGGCACGAGCAACCCGCGCTACATGGCGCAAAACGCCGGTGCCGGTTTCGGCCCGATGCTCACGGATGCGCAGCGCCAGCAGTTGATGGCCTTGGTGGGGTAA
- the ftsH gene encoding ATP-dependent zinc metalloprotease FtsH, translating to MKKNEQWNLSYFAIAFIVLSLMQVFFGERQAVQPLPYSQFLQLLNEQKVSDLRVDKDQISGKLQEPIDGHDRFSTVRVDPALATELSQSGVGFTGITENTFMNGLLGWLLPFVLIMVFWNFLFRGMADKQGLGGLMNVGKSRARIFVERDTGVTFADVAGIDEAKAELVEIVSFLKDKARYARLGAHIPKGTLLVGPPGTGKTLVAKAIAGEAGVPFFSISGSEFVEMFVGVGAARVRDLFEQARQAAPCIIFIDELDALGKMRGVGTLGGNDEKEQTLNQLLAELDGFDPREGVVLLAATNRPEVLDPALLRAGRFDRQILIDRPDRKGREAILKVHLQKITVEPGLDGARIAEITTGFTGADLANLVNEAAIVATRRDAEAVNLDDFTAAVERLIAGLERKSNLLDPDERRVVAYHEMGHALAASTLPAMDPVHKVSIVPRAIGSLGYTLQRPTEDHFLISCQTLKDRIVVLMSGRAAEDLVYGQISTGAADDLGRATDIARQLITRFGMSPELGQSVLERQNATYLGDRMATVGEKDYSEQTAREIDLGIRALLDEAYQRAKALLASRRADLDEGARLLLEKETLTPEEFPPLLPLKPAPALPRP from the coding sequence ATGAAAAAGAACGAACAGTGGAACCTGTCCTACTTCGCGATCGCTTTTATCGTGTTGAGCCTCATGCAGGTTTTCTTTGGCGAGCGCCAAGCCGTGCAGCCCCTCCCCTACAGCCAATTCCTGCAACTGTTGAACGAGCAGAAAGTCAGCGATTTGCGGGTCGATAAGGACCAGATCAGTGGCAAGTTGCAAGAGCCCATCGACGGACACGATCGGTTCTCCACGGTGAGGGTCGATCCGGCGCTGGCCACGGAACTCTCTCAATCGGGTGTCGGATTTACTGGAATCACTGAAAACACCTTTATGAACGGCCTGCTGGGCTGGTTGTTGCCGTTTGTCCTGATCATGGTGTTCTGGAATTTCCTGTTTCGCGGGATGGCGGACAAACAAGGCCTTGGCGGGCTGATGAATGTCGGCAAGTCACGGGCCAGGATCTTTGTCGAACGCGACACCGGGGTGACCTTCGCCGATGTCGCGGGCATCGACGAAGCCAAGGCCGAGCTGGTGGAAATCGTCTCGTTCCTTAAGGACAAGGCCCGATACGCACGCCTGGGCGCGCACATTCCCAAGGGCACCTTGCTGGTCGGCCCACCAGGCACCGGCAAGACGCTGGTGGCCAAAGCCATCGCCGGTGAAGCCGGTGTACCGTTTTTCTCAATCTCGGGCTCCGAGTTCGTCGAAATGTTCGTCGGCGTCGGTGCGGCCCGGGTCCGCGACCTGTTCGAACAGGCCAGGCAGGCGGCGCCCTGCATCATCTTCATCGATGAACTCGACGCGCTGGGCAAGATGCGCGGCGTCGGTACGCTGGGTGGCAATGACGAAAAAGAACAGACCCTCAACCAGTTACTGGCTGAACTGGATGGCTTCGATCCTCGTGAGGGCGTCGTGTTGCTGGCGGCGACCAACCGGCCGGAGGTCCTCGATCCGGCATTGTTGCGGGCCGGCCGCTTCGACCGGCAGATTCTGATCGACCGCCCCGATCGCAAAGGACGGGAGGCGATCCTTAAGGTTCATCTGCAGAAAATCACCGTGGAGCCAGGGCTCGATGGTGCGCGTATTGCCGAGATCACCACTGGCTTCACCGGCGCCGACCTGGCCAACCTGGTTAACGAAGCAGCCATTGTCGCCACCCGTCGCGACGCCGAAGCGGTCAACCTGGACGATTTTACCGCGGCAGTAGAACGCCTCATCGCCGGGCTCGAACGCAAGAGCAACCTGCTCGATCCCGACGAGCGCCGGGTGGTGGCCTATCACGAAATGGGGCATGCCCTGGCCGCCAGCACGCTGCCGGCGATGGACCCGGTGCATAAAGTGTCGATCGTGCCCCGCGCCATAGGCTCGCTCGGCTATACCCTGCAGCGACCGACCGAGGATCATTTCCTGATCAGTTGCCAGACCCTCAAGGACCGGATTGTCGTGCTGATGTCCGGGCGCGCCGCCGAGGACCTTGTCTATGGCCAGATATCCACCGGGGCCGCCGATGATCTGGGTCGCGCGACTGATATCGCCCGGCAACTGATCACCCGGTTCGGCATGAGCCCCGAACTCGGACAGTCGGTGCTGGAGCGGCAAAACGCAACGTACCTGGGGGACCGCATGGCCACGGTGGGCGAGAAAGACTATTCAGAACAAACCGCCCGGGAAATCGACCTGGGCATTCGCGCCCTGCTCGATGAAGCCTACCAACGGGCCAAGGCATTGCTTGCGAGTCGTCGGGCCGACCTGGATGAGGGGGCCCGCCTGTTGCTGGAAAAAGAAACGCTCACGCCTGAGGAATTCCCGCCACTACTACCGTTGAAACCAGCCCCGGCATTGCCGCGACCGTGA
- a CDS encoding glycosyltransferase family 2 protein, with protein MSQDIFVSVLIPAKNEANNLKPLLEEIRTAMADEAYEIIVVDDGSTDATLHELRQMKSSGLNTLRILRHERSLGQSTSLYHAALNARGQWLATLDGDGQNDPADIPGMLALVRGEQGLVDVQLVAGHRVNRRDTASKRWASRFANGLRSRLLNDATPDTGCGLKLIERAAFLRLPYFDHMHRFIPALIQRHNGRMIVHPVNHRPRTAGVSKYGNIDRALVGILDLFGVWWLIKRTRLNTNAQEIEG; from the coding sequence ATGAGCCAAGACATTTTTGTATCTGTATTGATTCCAGCAAAGAACGAAGCGAACAACCTCAAACCGTTACTTGAGGAAATCCGCACCGCAATGGCCGATGAGGCCTACGAAATCATTGTCGTGGACGATGGCAGCACCGATGCCACCTTGCATGAACTGCGGCAGATGAAAAGCAGCGGCCTGAACACATTGCGCATCCTGCGTCATGAGCGCTCGCTGGGGCAAAGCACCTCGCTCTATCACGCGGCGCTCAACGCCCGGGGGCAATGGCTGGCAACACTCGATGGCGACGGTCAAAACGACCCGGCGGACATCCCCGGGATGTTGGCGCTGGTGCGCGGTGAACAGGGTCTGGTCGACGTTCAATTGGTGGCCGGACACCGGGTCAACCGCCGCGATACCGCGAGCAAGCGCTGGGCCTCGCGTTTCGCCAACGGCCTGCGCAGTCGCCTGCTTAACGACGCCACCCCGGACACCGGCTGCGGGCTGAAGCTGATCGAGCGCGCGGCGTTTCTGCGCTTGCCGTACTTCGATCATATGCATCGGTTCATTCCCGCCCTGATCCAGCGGCACAACGGCCGCATGATCGTCCACCCGGTCAATCACCGCCCCCGCACCGCCGGGGTGTCCAAATACGGCAACATCGACCGTGCCCTGGTGGGCATTCTCGACCTGTTCGGCGTGTGGTGGCTGATCAAGCGCACACGGTTGAACACCAACGCACAGGAGATCGAAGGATGA
- a CDS encoding glycosyltransferase family 39 protein gives MRKTLSPGIECLGLMLLALLLIGAGLGLRQPQNVDEERFLGVALEMLHNGAWFIPHRAAEIYGDKPPIFMWTVAFFAWLTGLPALALYVPGLLSAATVTAVVYDLGRRLWNQRIGRTAALLYLATYQTYSILRTGQIDSLLILFTSLGLYGLARHLLLGPAWRWFYVGCAAMGIGVITKGVGFVPVLMLIPYAYAVRKNWSGVVAMPGEARKWFLGFLVALGAIAIWLLPLALSIVLNGTAEDIAYAREILLRQTAARYAAAWDHREPFWYFFVNVIPQYWLPLVLALPWLVPAWRRQLRKHDGRVLVLLGWVVLVVLFFCLSSGKRKLYIYPALPGLVLIAAPLIPWLLKRWFSQRPRGRRVFQVLAVSWFVLWFARGFIEPIKDGPNPHEAIMAQAATMTHDADLVLVNWREGHWLFSRQPIVHFGMSNSTVEQAALWLREHRDAYALVPDEVLSQCFNPQAAHELGETSRAQWSIVGADADNGQCQPGQPAKVYRFSWNKDKS, from the coding sequence ATGCGCAAAACCTTGTCGCCTGGCATCGAATGCCTGGGCTTGATGCTGCTTGCCTTGCTATTGATCGGCGCCGGATTGGGGCTGCGTCAACCGCAGAATGTGGACGAGGAACGTTTCCTCGGCGTGGCACTGGAAATGCTGCACAACGGCGCGTGGTTCATTCCCCACCGCGCCGCGGAGATCTACGGCGATAAACCGCCGATTTTCATGTGGACGGTGGCGTTCTTCGCGTGGCTCACCGGCCTGCCCGCCCTCGCCCTTTATGTTCCAGGGCTTTTGTCGGCCGCGACGGTCACGGCGGTGGTCTACGATCTGGGGCGCAGGCTATGGAATCAGCGTATCGGTCGGACGGCAGCGCTGTTGTACCTGGCCACGTATCAGACATACAGCATCCTGCGTACCGGGCAGATCGACAGCCTGTTGATTCTGTTCACGTCGCTGGGCCTGTATGGATTGGCGCGGCACTTGTTGCTCGGGCCGGCGTGGCGCTGGTTCTATGTGGGCTGCGCCGCCATGGGCATTGGCGTGATCACCAAAGGGGTCGGCTTCGTCCCGGTTCTGATGTTGATTCCATATGCCTACGCGGTGCGCAAAAATTGGTCCGGTGTGGTGGCCATGCCGGGCGAGGCACGCAAGTGGTTCCTGGGATTTTTGGTCGCCCTCGGCGCCATCGCCATCTGGCTACTGCCCCTGGCACTGTCCATTGTGCTCAATGGCACGGCGGAGGATATCGCCTACGCCCGAGAGATCCTGCTGCGCCAGACGGCAGCACGTTATGCCGCCGCGTGGGACCATCGCGAACCGTTCTGGTACTTCTTCGTCAACGTGATCCCGCAATATTGGCTGCCATTGGTGCTGGCCCTGCCGTGGCTGGTGCCGGCCTGGCGCCGGCAACTGCGCAAACACGACGGTCGAGTGCTGGTGCTGCTGGGCTGGGTCGTGTTGGTGGTGCTGTTTTTCTGCCTGAGCAGCGGCAAACGCAAGTTGTACATCTATCCGGCGTTACCAGGGCTGGTGCTGATAGCGGCACCGCTGATTCCCTGGCTGCTCAAGCGCTGGTTCAGTCAGCGCCCGCGCGGTCGACGGGTATTCCAGGTGCTGGCGGTGAGCTGGTTTGTGTTGTGGTTCGCCCGCGGCTTCATCGAGCCAATCAAGGACGGCCCCAACCCTCATGAAGCGATCATGGCGCAGGCGGCGACCATGACCCACGATGCCGACCTGGTATTGGTCAATTGGCGCGAGGGCCACTGGTTATTCTCCCGGCAGCCGATCGTGCATTTCGGCATGAGCAACTCCACGGTCGAGCAAGCGGCGTTGTGGCTGCGCGAACACCGTGACGCCTACGCCTTGGTCCCCGACGAAGTGCTGAGTCAGTGCTTCAATCCCCAGGCCGCCCATGAGCTGGGCGAAACATCTCGTGCGCAGTGGTCGATCGTCGGCGCCGATGCCGACAACGGCCAATGCCAACCCGGACAACCTGCCAAGGTCTATCGCTTCAGCTGGAACAAGGACAAGTCATGA
- a CDS encoding lipid-A-disaccharide synthase N-terminal domain-containing protein, whose amino-acid sequence MNLSRETLWLVIGFGGQIAFTGRFVLQWLYSEYKKRSVIPVSFWYLSIVGSTLLFAYAIYREDPVFIVGQAFGSIVYLRNLQLIARSKHLKD is encoded by the coding sequence ATGAACCTCTCCCGCGAAACCCTGTGGCTGGTGATCGGCTTCGGTGGCCAGATCGCCTTCACCGGTCGCTTCGTCTTGCAGTGGCTGTACAGCGAATACAAGAAACGCAGCGTGATCCCGGTGAGCTTCTGGTACCTGAGTATCGTTGGCAGCACCCTGCTGTTCGCTTATGCCATTTACCGCGAAGACCCGGTCTTCATTGTCGGTCAGGCCTTTGGCTCCATCGTCTATTTGCGCAACTTGCAATTGATTGCCCGCAGCAAACACTTGAAGGACTGA